CGACTCGTGCGGGACCTCGCGCAGTCCCAGCACGCGCTCCCGCCGGTGGCCCTGCACCTCGATGACGATCCCCGTCGACGCGACGATGTGGTCCGTCGAACCGATCAGGTCCGCCACCTGGCGGGTGAGCTTGGGAGGAAGCCACTCGTCGTCGTCGTCGCAGAAGGCGACGAGCTCGCCCCTCCCGGCCAGGATGCCGGTGTTCCGGGCGCCGGGGAGGCCGGGTGTGCGCGCGTTGGGGATGGCGCGCACGGAGCGACCGGGGGGCACGACGAGATCCGGGGGGAGCGCCGGGGTCGACTGGTCGAAGACCACGATGCACTCCATCGAGCCGGGGTAGTCCTGCGCCAGGATCGAGGTCAGCGCGCGGGTCAGCATCTGCGGTCGATCACGAGTGGGGACGACGACGGTGACCATCGGCTGTCGGGCGGGCCGGATGGTCATCTCCGCATTCTTCGCCCGCTCGAGGGTGCGCGCGCATCCCTCCCGCGGGTCGTTCCTGCGTGCTAGGCAGGAGCATGACGACAGCGGGGCGCGCGGTCGTGACCGGCGGGGCCGGTCTCCTCGGCAGCCACCTCTGCACCCGCCTGCCCGAGGACGGGTGCGACGTCGCCTGCTCCGACGACTCCCTCACCGGCGGGCCCGAGGACGTGCAGCACCTGCTGCCCCTCGCGTCGACCAGTGAGACGTACGGGGATCTCCTGGCCCACCCGCAGCCCGAGGACGACCCCGCCGTGCGGCGGCCGGACACCACGCCGGCGCGGACGGCGCTGGGACGGCAGCCCGAGGTCCCGCTGCGCGACGGCCTCCTCCGGACCAACGCGCGGTTCCGCGAGCAGCTCCCGACCACCACCGCGCGGGTCGGCGCCGTGCGGAACGGCGGTGAGGGGCCACGCGCGGCCGGCCGACGGGCTCCCGACCGGGGCACCGGCCCGTGCTGACACCGGGGAGGGTGGCGGGCGCGGTGGCCGTCCGGAGTTCGCGGCTGCGCTGGCGGGCCGAGGACTCCGTGGCGCAGGTGCACCGGCGAGCGCCGGAGGGCAGTGTGGCCCTGACCTTCGACGACGGCCCCCACCCCGGCTCGACCGACCGGATCCTCGAGGTGCTGTCCGAGCTCGACGTCCGGGCCACGTTCTTCTGCGTCGGCCGCAACGCCCGCGCCCATCCCCACCTCGTTCGGGGGATCCGGGCGGAGGGCCACGCCGTGGGGTCCCACAGCCTGACCCACCCCCACCCGCGGGAGACCGCTCCGCAGGACCTCCGGGCGGAGTACCAGCAGGGCAGAGGAGCGGTGGCGGAGGCCCTGGGGGCGGACACCCCTCTGTTCCGCCCGCCGCACGGGCACCTGGGTCCGGTCGGCGCAGTGGTGATCCGGCGCCTGGGCCTGACGACCTGGCTGTGGACCGTGGACCCCCGGGACTGGCGGCCCGGAGCGACGGTGGACGAGATCGTCTCGGTGGCGGCTCGCGCCGTCTCCGGGGACGTCGTGCTGCTCCACGACTGGGTCGAGCAGGCGGTGGCTCCGGAGGCGCTCGACCGGTCGGCCACCGTGGCGGCCCTTCCCCTGATCGTCCGGGCCATCCGGGAGCGGGGTCTCCGGCTGGAGGCGCTGGACGCATGACGCCTGTCGTGTCGGTGGTGACCATCTTCCTGAACGCCGAGCGGTACCTCGACGAGGCCGTCCGGAGCGTGGTCGCCCAGTCCTTCCCGCGCTGGGAGCTGCTCCTGGTCGACGACGGGTCGGAGGACAGGAGCAGCGCGATCGCGCGGGACTGGGCAGGGCGGGAACCCGAGCGGGTGCGGTGTCTGGCCCACCCCGGACGGGTGAACCGGGGCATGAGCGCGTCCCGCAACCTGGGCGTCGCGCACGCCCGCGGCAGTCTGGTGGCCTTCCTCGACGCCGACGACGTGTGGCTGCCGGAGAAGCTGGCGACGCAGGTGCGGCTCGCCGAGGACCATCCGGAGGTCGGCATGGTCTGCGGACCCACGCAGTACTGGCACAGCTGGCGAGACGACCAGGCCGGCCGGCCGGACGAGCTCCGGGAGATCGGCGTGCCGGGAGACACCGTCATCCGGCCGCCCCTGCTCCTGACCGGCATGCTGCGGGAGGTGGTCAACGCCCCCGCGACCTGCACCGCCGTGCTGCGCCGGGAGACCGTCGAGAGCGTGGGCGGGTTCGAGGAGTCCTTCCGCGGCATGTTCGAGGATCGCGCCTTCTTCGGGAAGGTCTACCGGAGCGTCCCGGTGTACGTCGCCGGCTCGTGCCTCGACCGTTACCGGCAGCACGAGGCCTCGGCATCCGCCCGGGCGATCCGGGCCGGCACCTTCCACCCCGCGGAACCCAGCCCGGCGCACCGGGTGTTCCTGGACTGGTTCGACAGGTACCTCCGGGACGACGGCGAGCGGCGGCCCG
This region of Geodermatophilus bullaregiensis genomic DNA includes:
- a CDS encoding glycosyltransferase family 2 protein, producing the protein MTIRPARQPMVTVVVPTRDRPQMLTRALTSILAQDYPGSMECIVVFDQSTPALPPDLVVPPGRSVRAIPNARTPGLPGARNTGILAGRGELVAFCDDDDEWLPPKLTRQVADLIGSTDHIVASTGIVIEVQGHRRERVLGLREVPHESFLRSRVMEVHSSTLLIRRSALLDQVGLIDEAIPGGYAEDHEWLLRASRHAPVLVT
- a CDS encoding NAD-dependent epimerase/dehydratase family protein, which gives rise to MTTAGRAVVTGGAGLLGSHLCTRLPEDGCDVACSDDSLTGGPEDVQHLLPLASTSETYGDLLAHPQPEDDPAVRRPDTTPARTALGRQPEVPLRDGLLRTNARFREQLPTTTARVGAVRNGGEGPRAAGRRAPDRGTGPC
- a CDS encoding polysaccharide deacetylase family protein, translated to MAVRSSRLRWRAEDSVAQVHRRAPEGSVALTFDDGPHPGSTDRILEVLSELDVRATFFCVGRNARAHPHLVRGIRAEGHAVGSHSLTHPHPRETAPQDLRAEYQQGRGAVAEALGADTPLFRPPHGHLGPVGAVVIRRLGLTTWLWTVDPRDWRPGATVDEIVSVAARAVSGDVVLLHDWVEQAVAPEALDRSATVAALPLIVRAIRERGLRLEALDA
- a CDS encoding glycosyltransferase family 2 protein — translated: MTPVVSVVTIFLNAERYLDEAVRSVVAQSFPRWELLLVDDGSEDRSSAIARDWAGREPERVRCLAHPGRVNRGMSASRNLGVAHARGSLVAFLDADDVWLPEKLATQVRLAEDHPEVGMVCGPTQYWHSWRDDQAGRPDELREIGVPGDTVIRPPLLLTGMLREVVNAPATCTAVLRRETVESVGGFEESFRGMFEDRAFFGKVYRSVPVYVAGSCLDRYRQHEASASARAIRAGTFHPAEPSPAHRVFLDWFDRYLRDDGERRPEVLAAMEAALWPYRHPVRYRIRREVHAGRSRASRWRGRVTAFGARARTGGTG